ATTCTTTAAAATCTTTTAGTGCTTGAATCGAGCAGAGCAGAATACATATAAATTGGgcaagaaaaacatatttattttagatgatACGAAactaataacatttattaactACTATAATTTCCTTTTCCCGGTACAGATTCGTAATCATATCTTTTCGGAAATGATTCAAAACCTTTTGTCATTGGTGTTATCTGACCTGCTTCTGCATTCACTttaatggcatttttctttttcatttgcACAATGGCTACGTTTTTCATAATCTCTTCGTCAGTCGGTGGAATTTTCCTTCTTCCTCGCAACCATGACTCCCATTCTGCCGGCAATTcttgcatgaaatcatctttTTTTGGTGGATTGAACCACCGACTATAGCGAGTCTTACCGACTGAGGGATCTGCTGGAATTTCGTAGTATTGATTGCCGAAATAATCTGTACCAACGAGAGTTCCTCTAAATTGTCTAGGTTTTaaggaattgatgaaattttttattatcattgccCATATACTCCGGCTTTGAGGGTGAGAcattttgagtatttctacgtgttataataaataattcgttTATGTCACATTGAAGAATATgttattaatgttatttattttactgTAGAGACACTGTCAATATTGTCAAGCTGCACTTCGAGCTCAAAACTGTCAACCTGTCAAATCACATATATTCAAGGTCGATCTTGAATGAAGatataacacaaaaaattgatgagaaatatTTCGATCACTATGGACAAACAACATCAgaaatttttcaggaaaaatgCTTTTTGGTTGGTAATACAGTAATAAAAGAATCCTGGCTACTAGAATAGCtgatatgtaaaaatttttttgttttactggCGCCACGAATAACGATATTGATAAGAGTTTGTAAGTAAACTGAAAAGTATGGAAACGAAAAGAGCTAGAATAAATTCAAGCTAGATAAATCTAGATAATGTTGTTAAGTGCGACGGTAATGGAAATTATAATATAGTGCATAGACATGTGGTCTAGGCTAAGAAATGAAATACTGATACAATAAACAgtaaagaagtaaaaaatagtGACATCACTAGAAACACTGAAAGAAAATAGTTCTAGAGCTAGCAACAAAAATAaggtcgataaggtgcgcgccgTTTCAGCTTGTAAACCGGAAGAACAAACCTAGTACCTCATCAAACGGTAGTAGGTCAGTGCAGGTTGGATATGAAACTGCTAGCCAGTTTTCCCGGACGAAAAAATAGTCGCTAAAACCTCAAGTGGTACGCGCATCattctttttgtaatttgaagttTGAACTTCAAATAAGAGCGCTGTAATAGTGGAAGAAAATGCATGCCAGAAAACCCTCGTATTaagtgatcgaaagtgccgGAAAATTCATGTGAAAAAACCTATTAGGTACGCGCGTCAAAATTTTTACCTAGATTTTTGGGGTCTGTTCTAAGAGTGTTGAAATATTGCAAAAAGTTTCGCAGGCCGAAAAACTTccgaaaaaatttgaagaaaattgtcgtatatttgaaactttgagCATTTGGCTCaatggaatattatttttgatggCTCTATTCAAAATGTCTGTTTCTGCTAAccacaa
This DNA window, taken from Diorhabda sublineata isolate icDioSubl1.1 unplaced genomic scaffold, icDioSubl1.1 Dsub_123, whole genome shotgun sequence, encodes the following:
- the LOC130452022 gene encoding NADH dehydrogenase [ubiquinone] 1 alpha subcomplex assembly factor 2-like, with protein sequence MSHPQSRSIWAMIIKNFINSLKPRQFRGTLVGTDYFGNQYYEIPADPSVGKTRYSRWFNPPKKDDFMQELPAEWESWLRGRRKIPPTDEEIMKNVAIVQMKKKNAIKVNAEAGQITPMTKGFESFPKRYDYESVPGKGNYSS